TCTGTAGCCACTACTCCACTACCTCCAAAGGTTGGATAACATACTATAGCAATTTTCATTTTTTAATTTTAAAAGTGAAACTAAAGTACAGTAAAAAAGTAAGGTAAAACCGATTTTTAGATAAAATTAACGAAATAAAAAGGTTATCGTTTTAAGACTTTCTCATAGCCTGAAATCCATTCGGCAACCGTCATTTTTGTAAAAAGTTCCGCCAGTAAATCATACGGAATCGCCTCCATCTTTTTAAAACGGATACAGCTTTTCCCCATATCCAGTTTTGTTTTAACATGTTTGGGATATTCGGCCACAAACCAATCCAGCAGGTTTTTATCCATATACAGCCCCATGTGGTACACCGCAATAAAGTTCTTCTGGGAAGCAATGCTCAAAAACGGCAAAGCCTGTTTGGGATCACAATGATAACCGTTCGGATAGATACTATGCGGAACCACATAGGTTACCATACCATAGCTCATGGTTTCCTCAAAACCTTCCGGAAGATTTTCTTTGGTAATTTTTCGCAATGTATTCATTGCTGCTTTCCGGTCGTCCGGTAAGGCGTCAAAATACGCGTCTGCTGTTGTTGCTTTAGATTGCATAAAACTTGTTTTTAGAACGGAAATCGGATTGCTTAATCGGTTATCGCTTCATAAATCACTTTCTGAATATCTTCTCTTATATTCTCTTTGGAAAGTTTGTTTACCGTACTTTCCGGGAATGTTCTGTTTGAAAGGAAAACATATACAATTTCCTTATCCGGATCGGCCCATGCCATGGTTCCGGTAAATCCGGTATGTCCGAAACTGGTCATCGACACACAGCCACAGGTTGGCCCTTCTTTTCCTAATTGCGGTTTGTCAAATCCTATTCCTCTTCTATTTCCTTCTTTGCAAAAAGCACAGTTATTAAAATCGTCAAAGGTTTTTTCAGAGAAATACTGATGGTTTCCGTAGTTTCCTTTTTGAAGGTACATCTGCATCATTTTGGCCACATCAACCGCATTGGCAAACAATCCGGCATGTCCGGCTACACCATCCTGCATTGCCGCACCCATATCGTGAACATAGCCCTGAACTTTGGTGTAACGGTAGTATTTGTCAATCTCTGTTGGCGGAATAATATCCATATCCATTTTTCGCAACGGGTTATAGGTCATAGTGCTTGCTCCCAACGGTTTGTAGAAAGCGGCATCACTTAGCACATCCAATGTTTTATGGGTGGTTTTCTCCAAATAATCTTTAAGCAGGATAAACGAAAAGTCACTGTATTTGTATTCTTTTTTCGGCAACAATTTGCTCATCGCAATTCGTTTGATGATTGTGTCCGAATAGTCTTTTCTCAAATACAGGTTTTCATCAACCTGAAGCGGAAATTCCGGGGAATACGTCAAACGGTAATATTTTTTGGAAGGGCGTTTGGTGCTGTCCAGCGTACTCTGATAAAAAGGGATCCATGCCTGAAAACGAGCCTGGTGCGTCAGCATGTCTTTTAAAGTAATGTTCTTTTTATCGGTATCGGCAAAAACCGGCAGCATTGTTCCCAGTTTAGCATCCATTTCCAGTTTTTTCTTATCGTACAACTGCATAACATTAGGCAATGTCGACAATATTTTCGTTAATGAAGCCAGATCATAGACATCCTGATTCGTTACCTTGTCGGTGTTTTTATAGTCGCGGTATCCAAACGATTTCTGGTAGAAAATTTTTCCTTTTCTGGCTACTACTATCTGTAATCCCGGTGTCATTTTTCCGTCGATTGCTTTTTGAGCGAGCTTGTCGATCTTAGCCAGGATGTACGGATTCATTCCCACATTTTGCGGTGTTGTAAATCCAAGACGGTTAATTTTGTTGGTTTTCAGTCCGTCGTTAACCTTAAATGCATTGTTAATCGAAACCGGAAGTTTTCCTTTGGCTCCGATTCCGCCAAAGATCACTTCTGCCGCTACCGTCTGCGCAATGTCATTATTCTGATACGCCAGCACTACTCCCTTAAAAACATCAAAGCTTTCAATGGACAGCAGCGTATACGGTTTTGCAAAAACGGTCAGGATCACATTATTACTACCGGCAAACAGGTTTAACAGGGATAGTTCCTTTGGCGTGAAATCATGTTTCTTCCAGGCACCGTCCGCTTTGTGGAATCCGACAATTATTTTGTTGTAGTTTTTTAATTTATCCAGCATTAACGGAACAGAATCCAATGCGATTTCCGTGACCGGCGCATAGGTTCGCAACGTATTCAGGAATGTTTCGTTCTTATCATCACCCAGTTTTATATAGGCGATGTTTTCATTTTCCAGCGCGCCAATCGGCAGTTCATTATCGGCATTTTTTAAAACCGTAATGGCATTTTCATACAGCTGGTAGTTTAAATCGTCAAACTCCGGCGCATTCAAATCGCTAACCAGGTTGTTTAAATCAATCGGTTTGTATTTGTTCAGCCCGATTCTGTATTTGTATTTCAGGATCTTTTTTACCGAATATTCAATACGGTCATCGGATAAAATCGAGTCGTTGTATGCCTGGCAAAATTTTTCGATGGCAACCGGAACGTTTTCTGCAAATAACAAAACGTCGTTTCCGGCTAAAAAAGCTTCCAGATCAATATCGCCCGGCTGTTTGAAATTGCTGGCGCCTTTCATGTTCAGCGCATCGGTAAAAATCAATCCGTCGAAGCCCAGTTCTTTCTTCAGTACGTTTGTTACCACTTCATACGAAATAGAACTCGGATAATTCGGACGCGGTTCCAGGCTCGGCACATTTAAGTGGGCGACCATAACGCTGGAAAGTCCTTCCCTGAATAGTTTTTTATATGGGTAAAATTCAACATCTTCCAGTCGTTCTTTTGTAAAGTTTACGAGCGGCAGGGTGTAATGTGAGTCGTTTTCGGTAGCGCCGTGTCCGGGAAAGTGTTTTCCGGTGGCGTATACATTTTCGCTTTGAATACCTTTCATCAGCGCCAATGCCCGTTTGGTTACATTTTCTTTGTTTTCCCCGAATGAACGGTTGCCGATAATAGGGTTACGGGGATTTGTATTGATATCCAGCACCGGTGCAAAATTGAAAT
This region of Flavobacterium inviolabile genomic DNA includes:
- a CDS encoding DUF1801 domain-containing protein; this encodes MQSKATTADAYFDALPDDRKAAMNTLRKITKENLPEGFEETMSYGMVTYVVPHSIYPNGYHCDPKQALPFLSIASQKNFIAVYHMGLYMDKNLLDWFVAEYPKHVKTKLDMGKSCIRFKKMEAIPYDLLAELFTKMTVAEWISGYEKVLKR
- a CDS encoding glycoside hydrolase family 3 N-terminal domain-containing protein, with the translated sequence MRYSVFLILFCSQLLFAQSPKPVSDFSEEREKTWVDSIYNQLTFEEKLGQLFMVAAYSNKDAAHVKSVEKLVTDYKVGGLIFFQGGPVRQARLTNFYQSKSKVPLFMGIDAEWGLSMRLDSTYRYPWNMTLGAIQDIKLIEKMGQQMAIQAKRMGLHFNFAPVLDINTNPRNPIIGNRSFGENKENVTKRALALMKGIQSENVYATGKHFPGHGATENDSHYTLPLVNFTKERLEDVEFYPYKKLFREGLSSVMVAHLNVPSLEPRPNYPSSISYEVVTNVLKKELGFDGLIFTDALNMKGASNFKQPGDIDLEAFLAGNDVLLFAENVPVAIEKFCQAYNDSILSDDRIEYSVKKILKYKYRIGLNKYKPIDLNNLVSDLNAPEFDDLNYQLYENAITVLKNADNELPIGALENENIAYIKLGDDKNETFLNTLRTYAPVTEIALDSVPLMLDKLKNYNKIIVGFHKADGAWKKHDFTPKELSLLNLFAGSNNVILTVFAKPYTLLSIESFDVFKGVVLAYQNNDIAQTVAAEVIFGGIGAKGKLPVSINNAFKVNDGLKTNKINRLGFTTPQNVGMNPYILAKIDKLAQKAIDGKMTPGLQIVVARKGKIFYQKSFGYRDYKNTDKVTNQDVYDLASLTKILSTLPNVMQLYDKKKLEMDAKLGTMLPVFADTDKKNITLKDMLTHQARFQAWIPFYQSTLDSTKRPSKKYYRLTYSPEFPLQVDENLYLRKDYSDTIIKRIAMSKLLPKKEYKYSDFSFILLKDYLEKTTHKTLDVLSDAAFYKPLGASTMTYNPLRKMDMDIIPPTEIDKYYRYTKVQGYVHDMGAAMQDGVAGHAGLFANAVDVAKMMQMYLQKGNYGNHQYFSEKTFDDFNNCAFCKEGNRRGIGFDKPQLGKEGPTCGCVSMTSFGHTGFTGTMAWADPDKEIVYVFLSNRTFPESTVNKLSKENIREDIQKVIYEAITD